A window of the Lycium ferocissimum isolate CSIRO_LF1 unplaced genomic scaffold, AGI_CSIRO_Lferr_CH_V1 ctg5025, whole genome shotgun sequence genome harbors these coding sequences:
- the LOC132044616 gene encoding leucine-rich repeat extensin-like protein 5, with product MTNNTSGSGDQGVSESPQSPPISPLSPPPSPSQSPVTPVSGPPASPTTANTGTAASSSVIVAGPTIASTGTATSSGVSVGGPTIASPGITSASAGGSGSHSIVPPRKREHMLAAGEGSSGEGGGEEPRNVRPNVPPPDAVPVEQRRCSVCEKEFGSVKALFGHMNSHPNRGWKGAYPPPTFNREEEFADLDLHVPIEPNVEVADEPERPNEVLPDLNAPGPAPEPGEEQYKLPDLNLPPPAEE from the coding sequence ATGACAAACAACACTAGCGGCAGTGGCGATCAGGGCGTCTCCGAAAGCCCTCAATCTCCTCCCATCTCTCCTctttctcctcctccttctccttccCAAAGTCCCGTTACTCCTGTTAGCGGGCCTCCAGCAAGCCCCACCACCGCTAACACTGGAACTGCCGCCAGTTCCAGTGTCATTGTTGCTGGTCCCACCATCGCTAGCACTGGGACTGCCACCAGTTCCGGTGTCAGCGTTGGTGGTCCCACCATCGCTAGCCCTGGGATTACCAGTGCTAGTGCTGGTGGTAGCGGCAGCCACTCCATCGTTCCTCCAAGGAAGCGAGAACACATGTTGGCTGCTGGCGAAGGATCATCAGGAGAAGGAGGAGGGGAGGAACCCCGTAACGTGAGGCCGAATGTGCCTCCACCTGATGCCGTACCGGTAGAGCAAAGACGCTGTTCTGTGTGTGAAAAGGAGTTCGGTTCGGTGAAAGCGTTGTTTGGACACATGAATTCACATCCGAATCGAGGGTGGAAAGGGGCGTACCCTCCTCCTACGTTTAACAGGGAGGAGGAATTTGCTGATCTTGATCTTCACGTGCCAATAGAACCAAACGTGGAAGTTGCAGACGAACCTGAAAGGCCCAACGAAGTACTACCCGATCTAAATGCACCCGGACCTGCTCCGGAACCTGGAGAAGAACAGTATAAATTGCCGGACCTGAATCTGCCTCCACCAGCAGAGGAGTAA